A genomic window from Bacteroidota bacterium includes:
- a CDS encoding lysine 2,3-aminomutase, producing the protein MSLLSEEEKFIIDVVGAVLPFKVNNYVVDELIDWNNYSTDPIYILTFPQKEMLSTEHFEQVADLMRMGADKSQIKELTDSIRLQLNPAPAGQADNVPEVNGHKLPGVQHKYRETMLFFPQQGQTCHAYCTFCFRWPQFTQMDEAKFAMKEIELVIEYIKQNPEITDILFTGGDPMVMKSKIFKAYIDSILEADLPNIKTIRIGTKSLGYWPYRYTHDEDAQELIETIKKIVDSGIHVSFMAHFNHHAELKTKAVKDAIKVIQQTGAIIRTQSPVMRNINANADVWATMWRQQVDLGLIPYYMFLARDTGAQDYFSVPLVEAWDIFRNAYTKVSGIVRTVKGPSMSANPGKIQVLGVVKIKGKKYFNLQFVQGRNPDWVGRPFFAEYDEKAIWIDDLQPALGEEEFFFEEFLNRKYEVADQLINDIND; encoded by the coding sequence ATGAGTTTATTATCTGAAGAAGAAAAGTTTATTATAGACGTAGTTGGGGCAGTATTGCCATTTAAGGTTAATAACTATGTAGTTGATGAATTAATTGATTGGAATAATTACAGTACTGATCCAATATACATATTAACTTTCCCACAAAAAGAGATGCTTAGCACAGAGCATTTCGAGCAGGTTGCCGACCTGATGAGAATGGGTGCCGATAAATCGCAAATCAAAGAGTTAACAGATTCTATCCGCTTGCAGCTTAATCCTGCACCTGCGGGACAAGCCGACAATGTTCCCGAGGTAAATGGTCATAAATTACCGGGTGTTCAACACAAGTACCGCGAAACTATGCTGTTTTTCCCTCAACAGGGACAAACATGTCATGCATATTGTACGTTCTGCTTCCGTTGGCCTCAATTTACCCAAATGGATGAGGCTAAATTTGCAATGAAGGAAATAGAACTGGTAATAGAATACATTAAACAAAATCCTGAAATCACAGATATTCTTTTTACCGGAGGAGATCCGATGGTGATGAAATCAAAAATATTCAAGGCCTATATTGACTCTATCCTGGAAGCCGATCTTCCGAATATTAAAACTATTAGAATCGGAACAAAATCACTTGGATACTGGCCTTATCGCTATACGCACGATGAAGATGCACAGGAGTTGATCGAAACTATCAAAAAGATTGTAGATAGTGGTATACATGTATCTTTTATGGCTCACTTTAACCATCATGCTGAATTGAAAACCAAAGCTGTTAAAGATGCAATAAAGGTTATACAACAAACCGGAGCGATTATAAGGACTCAGTCGCCTGTAATGCGAAATATAAACGCCAATGCTGATGTATGGGCAACAATGTGGCGTCAACAGGTTGATTTAGGTTTAATTCCATACTATATGTTCTTAGCACGCGATACCGGTGCTCAGGATTATTTCTCTGTTCCCTTAGTTGAAGCCTGGGATATTTTCAGAAATGCCTACACTAAAGTAAGCGGAATAGTAAGAACTGTAAAAGGTCCGAGTATGTCGGCCAATCCTGGTAAAATCCAGGTTCTTGGTGTTGTAAAAATTAAAGGAAAGAAATACTTTAATCTTCAGTTTGTTCAGGGAAGAAATCCTGATTGGGTTGGAAGACCATTCTTTGCCGAATACGACGAAAAAGCCATCTGGATTGATGATTTACAACCTGCACTGGGAGAAGAAGAATTTTTCTTTGAGGAATTCCTCAACAGAAAATACGAAGTTGCAGATCAGCTTATCAATGATATAAATGATTAG
- a CDS encoding tryptophanase, which translates to MKLPYAEPFKIKMVETIKKTTRQEREEWIEEAKFNLFNLDSDKVFIDLLTDSGTGAMSDKQWAEVMTGDESYAGSISFTKLKNTVKELLGFEYFLPTHQGRAAENVLFSVLVKEGDVVPGNSHFDTTKGHIEFRKAKAIDCTIDEAFDTTAQHPFKGNVDLDKLEKVLMSNPKEKIPFTLITITNNTAGGQPVSMKNIREVSELCKKYEIPVFFDIARFAENAYFIKTREEGYKDKSIKEIVKEIFTYGEGATMSSKKDGLVNIGGFIGLKSKEIFREASTYNIMFEGFITYGGMSGRDMAALAQGLKEATTFEYLESRIGQVKYLGEKLLEYGVPVQEPIGGHAVFVDVKRFLPHIPQSEFPAQTLGVELYIEGGVRGVEIGTLLADRDPKTRENRYPDLELLRLAIPRRTYTQNHMDYIAAALKNVYDRRNEIRKGLEIEWEAPILRHFTIELKRKQTVNDVVMK; encoded by the coding sequence ATGAAATTACCATATGCAGAACCATTTAAAATTAAGATGGTTGAAACAATTAAAAAAACTACACGCCAGGAACGTGAAGAGTGGATAGAAGAAGCTAAATTCAATTTGTTTAACCTTGACAGTGATAAAGTATTTATAGATTTGTTAACTGATTCAGGAACAGGCGCGATGAGCGATAAGCAGTGGGCCGAAGTAATGACAGGAGATGAAAGTTATGCGGGTTCAATTTCGTTTACTAAGTTGAAAAATACCGTAAAGGAACTATTGGGCTTTGAGTATTTTCTTCCAACCCATCAGGGTAGAGCTGCAGAAAATGTATTGTTTTCGGTACTGGTAAAAGAAGGAGATGTAGTTCCCGGAAATTCTCATTTCGATACTACAAAGGGACATATTGAATTTAGAAAGGCAAAGGCGATAGATTGTACAATAGATGAGGCTTTTGATACAACAGCTCAACATCCTTTTAAAGGAAATGTTGATCTGGATAAATTAGAAAAAGTCCTAATGTCGAACCCGAAAGAAAAAATTCCATTTACTTTAATCACGATTACTAATAATACTGCAGGAGGACAGCCTGTATCGATGAAAAATATTCGTGAAGTATCGGAATTGTGTAAAAAATATGAAATCCCTGTGTTTTTTGATATCGCCCGTTTTGCAGAGAATGCATATTTTATAAAAACACGTGAAGAAGGCTATAAAGATAAAAGTATTAAAGAAATTGTAAAAGAGATATTTACTTACGGCGAGGGTGCCACAATGAGTTCTAAAAAGGACGGTCTTGTAAATATTGGCGGGTTTATAGGATTAAAAAGCAAAGAGATATTTCGTGAAGCTTCTACTTATAATATAATGTTTGAAGGTTTTATTACCTATGGAGGAATGAGCGGGAGAGATATGGCAGCTTTGGCACAAGGACTTAAAGAAGCAACTACATTCGAATATCTTGAAAGCAGGATAGGCCAGGTGAAATATCTTGGTGAAAAACTATTGGAATATGGTGTTCCGGTACAGGAGCCGATAGGCGGACATGCTGTTTTTGTAGATGTTAAACGTTTTTTACCACATATTCCCCAAAGTGAGTTTCCTGCTCAGACTCTAGGAGTGGAGTTGTATATAGAAGGTGGAGTGAGAGGTGTGGAAATCGGTACACTGTTGGCCGACAGAGATCCGAAGACAAGAGAAAACCGCTACCCTGATTTGGAGCTGCTGCGTTTGGCTATTCCGCGTAGAACCTATACTCAAAATCACATGGATTACATTGCCGCAGCGCTGAAGAATGTTTACGATCGCCGAAATGAAATTAGAAAAGGACTGGAAATAGAATGGGAAGCTCCTATCTTGAGGCACTTTACCATTGAGCTTAAAAGAAAGCAGACTGTTAATGATGTAGTGATGAAGTGA